One Phyllopteryx taeniolatus isolate TA_2022b chromosome 20, UOR_Ptae_1.2, whole genome shotgun sequence genomic window, CACCGGACActttctttcaaaataaaacgaaTTAGCGTACGTTTCCatgatttaaatgtattttgaacgTGCAAAGCGGATAAGGTCGCGAGTTTGACGCGCACTTTTATGACGGGAAAGTAGGTCCAATGTCGCCGTTCGGGAGCAGTTAAACATCCACGAAATCAAAGTTTTTCACGCTCACTTCCGCTCAGACGGACGTCGTTTGAGCACAAAGACGCAAGATGGCGGAAGAAGAGCTGCACGAAAGCCCGGAAACCACAAACAAATACTTCACGCTGGACGACATCAGCAAGCAGAACTCCTTCAAGGCCACTTGGATCGTCATCCACCACAAAGTCTATGACGTCACCAAGTTCCTGGAGGAGGTGAGCGCCAACGCAACTACACGACAACAACtcaactacaaaaacaaaacaacgatTACAACTCCAAGAATACAACACAGTTGCAAcaacaccagaaacaaaacaatgaaaattacaACAACACGACTACACGGAACAATTACAACTCCCAAAATACATCAACACAACTACAAGAACACAGTTGCAACAACTCcagaaataacaacaacacaagcACATTGACTACAGAAACACAACAATTGCAACAACACTTTAGAACAAAACTACAACAACTCCAAGCATAATGTGTGTCTGTCCACTCATAATTgaggcgcgcgcgcacacacacacacacacacaccgctatacaaagtgtgtgtttgtgaattcGATCAGTGCTTCCCAATCAGTTTGTCGCACAAAGTCATGAAAAAGTGATTTCTTCCCTGCAAATAACATCTCTCTGCTCATctccagtcccctccaaaagtattgggacggcCAGGTCAACTCCTTTGTGTTTCTTGTGAACTGACGACATTTGGGTTTGAGATCAGAAGATGAATACGAGATACaaattcagaattccagcttcgATTTCATGGCATTTACATCTCGATGTGTTTAACAACGCAGGGCAGAgcgtgagcaaaagtattggaacgtgactgatgggtgtttctagttgctcaggtgttgccttttagatcaagtcaatcaccggaccttaacccaacagAGCATTCGTTTtgcctcctgaagaggagactgaagggacaAACccgcagaaacaaacaagaactgaaagaggcctggaaaagcatctcaaatgaagaatgcaacattGTGGTCGCAGGGTCggtgcagttattgcaagtaaaggTCATGCCACCGAATATTCAATCTCGTTCACTTTCTAGTTCTTTTAATCGtgtctgttccaatatttttgctcacttgagaagtgggtggcttcaaacaaaaggtgagaTGTTGATCACATCGAGATGTGAAGACCATTccaaattctgaacttttgtctcctattcatcttttgatctgaaacccaaatgtcttcagtgcgGGTTAACCACAACAAAGGagttgaccttgccgttccaatacttttggaggggaccgtATCGGTCGATGCCAGCCACGTTTAGTGACGGGCAGAACGGTTCGACGTCGTGATCCGAAGCGTCCACATTGCGGGCATTTGAGTTTGGTGGTGCGCCAGCCTCTTTTTTTCCGATGTCGATTACACGCGCCGGCTCACTAAATGTCGTGAAGCGGTCGAGTCGACGATGTCATCGTGGAGGCTGGCCAACGAAAGCTCGGCGCACAGAGCTTTGGCGAAGGGCGTCAGGCGACCTCGGCCGGCGACGCGGCGTCACGCAAGGTCAGCCGAGGTCGTTTGCGTATTTGTGTTTTGATAAGCGTTATCAAAGGTGTTTTTACGACACGTTCAATGTCCACCGTCGTCGGCAGCACCCGGGCGGCGAGGAGGTCCTGAGGGAGCACGCGGGCGACGACGCCACCGAGAGCTTCGAGGACGTGGGCCACTCCGGCGACGCCCGCCACGTGGCCGCGCAGATGCTCATCGGAGAGCTGCACCCGGTACCCGCCCGCCTCGTCCGGCGTGCCGCACGGCGTGACTCAacatttggtttggtttgtgtgtgcgcaggaCGACAGGGAGAAATTGGCCAAGCCTTCGGTAAGCTTGccaggaagtgacatcatcgTCATCGCGTGGGCATGGCCAGTACTGCCgaaaatcacaaaaatctgatttccaATTGGAATCAATTCCTCCAGGACCCTTTTCAAAcgttttttctttccttctgcGATCCTTCTTCTTCGTTTCTCCTGAGAGCAAAACGACTTCACACAGGAAACAATGCGCGCTTGTTGTCCATTTTTTAGCGGGAAGTCGCTAGTcgctatttttgaaaaaatagtcACCAGAGTACAGAAGTGTATTTCTGCcacaccaggaaaaaaaaaaaaaaaaaaaaacgttcagtATCGCGTTATAACGTGATCAATTTCGTGTTTTGACGTGCCAAGTTTGACATTGGCGAAACAAAACGAAGCAATCGCTTCCGGCTCAGGTCACAGGTGGAGCGCTTAGAAGCAAAgtgtgtcttctttttaaaaCTGAATTCTTTCGAAACACTGGGCTGCACTCACTGTtaattggggaaaacaaaaaaagtacgaTTGGCCCAGCCctacaatgacatcatcaggcGTGTGATGACGCTGAGCTGTGTTTGCTTTCCAGGAAAGTTTGGCGAAAACTTTGGAGGAGGAGCCGAGGTATGCACACGCAcgagcgcgcgcgcgcacgcacgcgcacgcacgcacacgcagctAACCTGTTGTGGTACTTGCAGCCTGTGGCCCAACTGGTTGGTGCCGGCCGCGGTGGCCGCCGTCGTCACGCTGATGTATCGCATGTATGCGGCCGACAGCGAGCTGTGATGTCATCGCCGCGTACGGCAGCCCGGGCTCCTCCCACCAGACGAAGCGGCCGATGGAATTAGCTATCGAGGTTGGGGATTTGTTTTCGTAGCGGCGACGTCGCGCGCGTGTGACCGCACGGCCCGAACATGGCCGCCGAATCAACGCTGGAATCGTAACAAAATCGTCACTTTTTTATTATCCTTATTTTACACATCATTAGTGAAAATTCACAACCAGAATATTTTCGACAACTTTAGATTTGTAACATTTACTGACCTGTACTGTATCCTAATGTCCAGTAGAGGGCGCCATTTCCACCAATAAACATTTGATTGAGCGCAAATGTGAATGGAAGCtgtccagtggtgccttgacttcagAGTTGTTTTGATTTCATCTCATTTATTTGTAAATCAAGCccccaaacactttttttttaatgaattatatTTCAAACAAAGATAAAACGGCACTCGTGTGCTGTTTGCTGacctttattgagccgaggCGCATATTCTacttttgaaaaatctcacggcgcaGCACAGGGCGAAAATATCGCCAAAAGTACAAATACAGCGGACGCCGCGTATTCGTGTTTCGCCGTTTGTAGATTCCGCCACACTTCATCGTGCTTTGGTTTTGGGGCTCACTTTTTTCCGTGAATTATCGGTGGCTTTTTGCAATTTGCGGTTGCGCCTCTGGGCCGCCGTACTGAAATCGTGACGATCTCGTCTCCGGTGGCTTTTCAGCGTGCGGACTGTGAGGATGGCAACAGGCCTCTGCACACGTTCACGCGCAGCGTTGACTTGCGCTGCCTGTCACAATACGGCGCAGATGAAGAACGATCCGCGATTTGTGGTCGGGCCTGCAAAGAGCTAAATATCGATCGACCGAGCGACAGCCCGGAACTCGAAAGTCCCAAGTCAAGGTCCCGCTGTACTCTCCAAGTTGCCATTTTGTGCTTCTACTTGGCAAACAGGTGGCGCCATTTCATCACAAATATGTTGTTGAGGGTGAGGTGACGTGAAAGGACAGCCAACGAACGTCACCCAACGTGCGTGCGTGACGTCTGTTGACGTGGCGACGCACGAGGGGGGAGGGGCGGTGTTTACGTAAGTAGCCAACTGTTAGCGCTCGTTAAACTTGACGTCAGCTGACGTTTGTTTGAAGAGAAAAGCTACATTTCCGTTTTCTAATAAACATGAATGATcaccaaatgtgtttaaataaacaagatgtaatttgttttgacttttacaCCCTTAAATAACTTGAT contains:
- the LOC133470283 gene encoding cytochrome b5 isoform X1 gives rise to the protein MAEEELHESPETTNKYFTLDDISKQNSFKATWIVIHHKVYDVTKFLEEHPGGEEVLREHAGDDATESFEDVGHSGDARHVAAQMLIGELHPDDREKLAKPSESLAKTLEEEPSLWPNWLVPAAVAAVVTLMYRMYAADSEL
- the LOC133470283 gene encoding cytochrome b5 isoform X2; this translates as MTSPSSWRSGRVDDVIVEAGQRKLGAQSFGEGRQATSAGDAASRKHPGGEEVLREHAGDDATESFEDVGHSGDARHVAAQMLIGELHPDDREKLAKPSESLAKTLEEEPSLWPNWLVPAAVAAVVTLMYRMYAADSEL
- the LOC133470283 gene encoding cytochrome b5 isoform X3; protein product: MAEEELHESPETTNKYFTLDDISKQNSFKATWIVIHHKVYDVTKFLEEHPGGEEVLREHAGDDATESFEDVGHSGDARHVAAQMLIGELHPESLAKTLEEEPSLWPNWLVPAAVAAVVTLMYRMYAADSEL